The Pseudophryne corroboree isolate aPseCor3 chromosome 2, aPseCor3.hap2, whole genome shotgun sequence genome has a segment encoding these proteins:
- the NDUFC2 gene encoding NADH dehydrogenase [ubiquinone] 1 subunit C2, producing the protein MGLMPDEARGLPPPNLVNRGTVYVGFLGYLSAIIHNAINRFPVMKAGVHRQLLYTTIGVFLGYHMVKYENYKYAKRDRELFEYMRLHPELFPQQEKRTFAEITEKFYPVR; encoded by the exons ATGGGGCTGATGCCGGACGAGGCTCGGGGGCTGCCGCCCCCCAATCTGGTCAACCGGGGCACGGTGTATGTGGGTTTCCTGGGCTACCTGAGCGCCATTATCCACAACGCCATCAACCGCTTCCCGGTGATGAAGGCTG GTGTGCATCGGCAATTGCTGTACACGACTATCGGCGTGTTCCTTGGATACCACATGGTGAAGTATGAGAACTACAAATACGCAAAGCGAGATCGGGAACTGTTTGAGTACATGAGGCTACACCCGGAGCTGTTTCCCCAGCAAG AAAAACGAACATTCGCAGAAATCACCGAAAAATTTTACCCAGTCCGCTGA